A window from Mya arenaria isolate MELC-2E11 chromosome 9, ASM2691426v1 encodes these proteins:
- the LOC128245396 gene encoding uncharacterized protein LOC128245396, whose translation MPQATNLAVAKEKEFSPVGPGTVFNHVLKISNATRERANLINKTEEARLQRMQRLLDKEKRFSNNVRNKVMQRASKTLTEKRALLKLLENDYKVKNFITMKQDFNPSQIEDVETARRYVIETRVFNSGFNVKSMRPEVRRQIRMLDPNHKYKTFKKKLLDDTWSKNVEIDRTINDQTFDKMLHDRKHWRDYNYPPNHPKWLATKDPLESIKSQSTSRRQSKVDEIEVVTMENAAFGQPGPENEDATKEKSIVLERRLLRRPDNACNMTLRTLGPVYFQTTTAAVPETLRSETASIL comes from the exons ATGCCTCAGGCGACTAACTTGGCGGTTGCTAAGGAGAAGGAGTTTTCTCCCGTGGGCCCGGGCACCGTGTTCAACCATGTCCTCAAGATAAGCAATGCTACCAGGGAAAG GGCAAACCTTATCAACAAAACGGAGGAAGCACGTCTTCAGAGAATGCAACGCCTGCTTGATAAAGAGAAGCGGTTCTCTAACAACGTTCGTAACAAGGTGATGCAGAGAGCCTCCAAGACGTTGACAGAGAAACGGGCGTTATTGAAACTGCTTGAAAACGATTACAAAGTGAAAAATTTCATTACAATGAAACAGGACTTTAACCCAAGCCAGATTGAAGACGTCGAGACTGCGAGGCGGTATGTTATAGAAACAAGGGTATTCAACTCGGGATTCAATGTAAAATCCATGAGGCCTGAAGTTCGACGTCAAATACGAATGCTAGATCCAAACCACAAGTATAAGACGTTCAAGAAAAAGCTGTTGGATGACACTTGGTCTAAGAATGTTGAAATAGATCGTACCATCAATGATCAAACCTTTGATAAAATGCTTCACGACAGAAAACATTGGCGTGACTACAACTACCCACCGAACCATCCAAAATGGCTGGCCACAAAAGACCCACTTGAATCTATCAAATCACAATCTACGTCCAGGCGTCAGTCAAAAGTGGACGAAATTGAAGTTGTTACGATGGAAAATGCTGCTTTTGGACAACCTGGCCCCGAAAATGAGGACGCAACGAAAGAGAAGTCGATAGTGTTAGAGAGGAGGCTTCTTAGACGGCCTGACAACGCCTGCAATATGACGCTACGAACACTAGGACCcgtatattttcaaacaacgACAGCTGCAGTCCCGGAAACCCTTAGGTCCGAAACTGCGAGTATTCTATGA
- the LOC128202997 gene encoding translocon-associated protein subunit gamma-like, giving the protein MTSKSLKQKNLTKEEELLLQDFSRNVTTKSSALFYGNALIVSAIPIWLFWRIHQMDLYQSGILFVVGTLISTYLVAFAYKNVKFVLKHKIAQKREDAVAREVMKKVADDKKMNKKEKDERILWKKNEVADYEATTFSIFYNNAFFLVLLIITSFYILRNFNPNVNYVFSVGGAAGLLALFSTSTK; this is encoded by the exons ATGACttcaaaatctttaaaacaaaagaatcTTACGAAAGAAGAAGAGCTTCTGCTGCAGGATTTCAGCAGAAATGTTACTACTAAGTCATCTGCGCTGTTCTATGGAAATGCATTGATTGTATCAGCTATTCCAATTT GGTTATTCTGGCGCATCCACCAGATGGACCTGTACCAGTCTGGTATCCTGTTTGTTGTAGGCACCCTCATCAGCACTTACCTTGTCGCCTTTGCATACAAAAACGTCAAGTTTGTTCTCAAACACAA GATTGCACAGAAGAGAGAAGATGCAGTGGCCAGGGAAGTGATGAAGAAAGTGGCAGATGACAAAAAGATGAACAAGAAAGAAAAGGATGAGAG GATTTTGTGGAAGAAGAATGAGGTAGCTGACTACGAGGCAACAACGTTCTCCATTTTTTACAACAACGCATTCTTCCTGGTGTTGTTGATCATCACATCATTCTACATCCTAAGAAATTTCAACCCGAATGT CAACTACGTGTTCTCCGTAGGAGGCGCAGCTGGACTTTTAGCCCTGTTTTCTACAAGTACCAAGTGA
- the LOC128245337 gene encoding carbohydrate sulfotransferase 9-like, with protein sequence MDMRQSVFRRRRITIVLGTSLLVVAMFVFGTMERFPDVDIQVFIMKQRAKAELLKNTSVAYSKYLRNQPAIIHVNEEEKETKLSDASRDNPLQTTEDVNNAKSEEDKSRNILKIAAKKSPADPVLQRFLERKADVQRVCDNRPELQEITFPYTCGEEPRKAFLKQDTMPLMYCAIEKTGSTFWRRILQVAGGASSGRPSLIRTMNAYNENGYHNMLNTPYKNIEANFKTMTSIMFVRSPYQRLFSGWLDKMYSPNWIFWIVLGDEVVKTQRKVDHFKKHTCGYDITFSEFIAHTVEDLIKKNCVNSHFTPSFYHCFPCIYDMDYIGKYETFKEDTVYLTKKLNMSVVLDKFDHDATTDAITDAVDFVYNERVDIVKCNVSFRCALFKVWQRLKARGIIGLDCEFPYKTDSEANKAPYGDFYHRIVKANADSDKGELKLNRKKAYVQAIRSLSDDLISKLAESFEVDFTMFGYDTDPLGSLSDIDTSGVDFFPQCP encoded by the exons ATGGATATGAGGCAAAGTGTCTTCCGACGTCGAAGAATTACTATTGTTCTTGGTACCTCTTTGTTGGTGGTAGCAATGTTCGTTTTCGGTACAATGGAACGCTTTCCAG ATGTAGATATCCAAGTATTTATAATGAAGCAAAGAGCAAAAGCAGAACTTCTGAAGAACACATCCGTGGCATATTCCAAATACCTCAGAAATCAGCCTGCAATCATACACGTGAACGAGGAAGAAAAGGAAACAAAATTAAGCGATGCCAGTCGGGATAACCCACTACAAACTACTGAAgatgtaaacaatgcaaaatcGGAAGAAGACAAATCACGGAATATTCTCAAAATAGCTGCTAAAAAATCGCCG GCCGACCCTGTGCTACAACGGTTCTTGGAGCGCAAGGCCGACGTCCAGAGAGTATGCGATAACCGACCTGAGCTACAGGAGATCACCTTCCCGTACACGTGTGGGGAGGAACCAAGGAAAGCCTTCCTCAAACAAGACACCATGCCATTAATGTATTGCGCCATTGAAAAGACCGGAAGTACATTCTGGAGAAGGATACTCCAAGTGGCCGGAGGGGCGAGCAGCGGACGCCCATCGCTGATACGTACAATGAATGCGTACAATGAGAACGGCTACCATAACATGTTGAATACGCCCTACAAAAACATTGAAGCAAATTTCAAAACCATGACGAGCATAATGTTTGTCCGAAGCCCTTACCAGCGCTTATTCTCCGGTTGGTTGGATAAAATGTATTCGCCAAATTGGATCTTCTGGATTGTACTGGGTGATGAAGTTGTGAAAACCCAGAGAAAAGTTGATCACTTTAAGAAACATACATGCGGATATGATATTACATTTTCCGAGTTTATAGCGCATACAGTAGAAGACCTAATCAAGAAAAACTGTGTGAACAGTCATTTCACCCCGAGTTTTTACCATTGCTTCCCTTGTATTTATGATATGGACTACATAGGAAAATACGAGACGTTTAAGGAGGATACCGTTTACCTAACTAAAAAACTGAATATGTCTGTTGTGCTGGATAAGTTTGATCACGACGCTACCACTGATGCGATAACAGACGCAGTGGACTTTGTGTATAATGAGCGAGTGGATATCGTCAAATGCAATGTATCGTTCCGCTGtgctttgtttaaagtttggcaAAGACTAAAAGCCCGTGGCATTATTGGATTAGACTGTGAGTTTCCGTACAAAACCGACAGCGAAGCGAATAAAGCTCCATACGGAGACTTTTACCACCGGATTGTCAAGGCCAATGCAGATAGCGACAAAGGCGAACTGAAATTAAATAGAAAGAAGGCGTACGTCCAGGCAATACGTTCTTTGTCGGACGATCTGATCAGTAAGCTTGCGGAGTCGTTTGAGGTGGACTTCACAATGTTTGGCTACGATACAGACCCTCTAGGCTCGCTGTCAGACATAGACACCTCAGGTGTGGATTTTTTCCCACAGTGTCCATAG